A genomic segment from Lates calcarifer isolate ASB-BC8 linkage group LG13, TLL_Latcal_v3, whole genome shotgun sequence encodes:
- the wsb2 gene encoding WD repeat and SOCS box-containing protein 2 isoform X1: protein MCSTENNAELLPTSSDPALILELKTRRPPSLVGRAGCETWSVDFSPDGAWFAWSMGHGIVWVVAWPLDSEDSQNGETDRGDKSFSCGHPVWGLAFGPRPKSAAVAQPAKTSSKGNNSLLLATGLENGVIKIWNVLTGDAVFDLHGHEGVVRDLVFPRNGTLTLISSSRDKTLRIWDLAHKGKKVQVLSGHKDWISCCCVSSDCSMIASVGRFDRMVCLWSLRSYTFIRNLTGGTRKTLYLLSSCDFSPDGALLATAAFSGSSWWIDLWDPYTAEKLATLVDYFEDYGQNQISAIQFSPNGLHLAIVTDDSRALRIWEPGKKGMVMQTKADRDSNGLCCNYHPQGGVVATGTRDGHVRFWRAPRTVPSLCHLCRSILRHSVSTHQMEPLPLPKRILEYLTYRNIPERLRTCCSSEEEEWEG from the exons ATGTGCTCCACGGAAAACAACGCGGAGCTGCTACCGACAT CGTCAGACCCAGCTCTTATCCTGGAGCTGAAGACCAGGCGCCCTCCGTCCCTGGTCGGCCGAGCGGGATGCGAGACCTGGAGCGTCGACTTCTCCCCGGACGGAGCCTGGTTCGCCTGGTCGATGGGACACGGCATCGTCTGGGTGGTCGCCTGGCCCCTCGACTCCGA AGACAGTCAGAATGGAGAAACCGACCGAGGTGACAAGAGCTTCAGCTGTGGTCACCCAGTGTGGGGCCTCGCCTTCGGACCAAGACCGAAATCAGCTGCGGTGGCACAGCCGGCCAAAACATCATCAAAAGGGAACAACAGCCTGCTTCTGGCCACAGGCTTGGAGAACGGGGTGATCAAAATCTGGAATGTGTTAACAG GCGATGCTGTGTTTGATCTCCATGGCCACGAAGGAGTTGTGAGGGACCTGGTCTTCCCTCGGAATGGGACGCTCACGCTCATATCGTCTTCTCGAGACAAAACCTTGAGGATCTGGGACCTGGCTCACAAAG GTAAAAAGGTGCAGGTGCTCTCTGGCCACAAAGACTGGATCAGCTGCTGCTGCGTGTCGTCAGACTGCAGCATGATTGCATCTGTCGGCAGATTTGACAGA ATGGTGTGTCTGTGGAGTCTACGGTCGTATACATTCATCAGAAACCTGACAGGAGGGACTCGCAAGACCTTGTACCTCCTGTCTTCCTGTGACTTCTCTCCTGATGGGGCACTGCTCGCCACTGCAGCCTTCAGCGGCTCCAGTTGGTGGATCGACCTCTGGGACCCGtacacagcagagaaactggCCACTTTGGT TGACTACTTTGAAGATTACGGGCAAAACCAAATCTCAGCAATACAATTCTCACCCAACGGTTTGCACTTGGCGATTGTGACTGACGACAG CAGAGCTCTTCGGATCTGGGAGCCGGGAAAGAAAGGGATGGTGATGCAGACCAAAGCAGACCGAGACTCTAATGGACTCTGCTGCAACTACCATCCACAAGGGGGAGTGGTCGCCACAGG AACCAGAGACGGCCATGTGAGATTCTGGAGGGCGCCCAGGACGGTCCCCAGCCTGTGCCACCTGTGCCGATCCATCCTGCGCCATTCGGTCTCCACACACCAGATGGAGCCACTGCCCCTCCCCAAGAGGATCCTGGAGTACCTCACCTACAGAAACATCCCTGAACGCCTCAGGACATGCTGCtcctcagaggaagaggagtgggAAGGGTGA
- the wsb2 gene encoding WD repeat and SOCS box-containing protein 2 isoform X2 — translation MCSTENNAELLPTSSDPALILELKTRRPPSLVGRAGCETWSVDFSPDGAWFAWSMGHGIVWVVAWPLDSEDSQNGETDRGDKSFSCGHPVWGLAFGPRPKSAAVAQPAKTSSKGNNSLLLATGLENGVIKIWNVLTGDAVFDLHGHEGVVRDLVFPRNGTLTLISSSRDKTLRIWDLAHKGKKVQVLSGHKDWISCCCVSSDCSMIASVGRFDRMVCLWSLRSYTFIRNLTGGTRKTLYLLSSCDFSPDGALLATAAFSGSSWWIDLWDPYTAEKLATLVDYFEDYGQNQISAIQFSPNGLHLAIVTDDRALRIWEPGKKGMVMQTKADRDSNGLCCNYHPQGGVVATGTRDGHVRFWRAPRTVPSLCHLCRSILRHSVSTHQMEPLPLPKRILEYLTYRNIPERLRTCCSSEEEEWEG, via the exons ATGTGCTCCACGGAAAACAACGCGGAGCTGCTACCGACAT CGTCAGACCCAGCTCTTATCCTGGAGCTGAAGACCAGGCGCCCTCCGTCCCTGGTCGGCCGAGCGGGATGCGAGACCTGGAGCGTCGACTTCTCCCCGGACGGAGCCTGGTTCGCCTGGTCGATGGGACACGGCATCGTCTGGGTGGTCGCCTGGCCCCTCGACTCCGA AGACAGTCAGAATGGAGAAACCGACCGAGGTGACAAGAGCTTCAGCTGTGGTCACCCAGTGTGGGGCCTCGCCTTCGGACCAAGACCGAAATCAGCTGCGGTGGCACAGCCGGCCAAAACATCATCAAAAGGGAACAACAGCCTGCTTCTGGCCACAGGCTTGGAGAACGGGGTGATCAAAATCTGGAATGTGTTAACAG GCGATGCTGTGTTTGATCTCCATGGCCACGAAGGAGTTGTGAGGGACCTGGTCTTCCCTCGGAATGGGACGCTCACGCTCATATCGTCTTCTCGAGACAAAACCTTGAGGATCTGGGACCTGGCTCACAAAG GTAAAAAGGTGCAGGTGCTCTCTGGCCACAAAGACTGGATCAGCTGCTGCTGCGTGTCGTCAGACTGCAGCATGATTGCATCTGTCGGCAGATTTGACAGA ATGGTGTGTCTGTGGAGTCTACGGTCGTATACATTCATCAGAAACCTGACAGGAGGGACTCGCAAGACCTTGTACCTCCTGTCTTCCTGTGACTTCTCTCCTGATGGGGCACTGCTCGCCACTGCAGCCTTCAGCGGCTCCAGTTGGTGGATCGACCTCTGGGACCCGtacacagcagagaaactggCCACTTTGGT TGACTACTTTGAAGATTACGGGCAAAACCAAATCTCAGCAATACAATTCTCACCCAACGGTTTGCACTTGGCGATTGTGACTGACGACAG AGCTCTTCGGATCTGGGAGCCGGGAAAGAAAGGGATGGTGATGCAGACCAAAGCAGACCGAGACTCTAATGGACTCTGCTGCAACTACCATCCACAAGGGGGAGTGGTCGCCACAGG AACCAGAGACGGCCATGTGAGATTCTGGAGGGCGCCCAGGACGGTCCCCAGCCTGTGCCACCTGTGCCGATCCATCCTGCGCCATTCGGTCTCCACACACCAGATGGAGCCACTGCCCCTCCCCAAGAGGATCCTGGAGTACCTCACCTACAGAAACATCCCTGAACGCCTCAGGACATGCTGCtcctcagaggaagaggagtgggAAGGGTGA
- the wsb2 gene encoding WD repeat and SOCS box-containing protein 2 isoform X3, with product MRDLERRLLPGRSLVRLVDGTRHRLGGRLAPRLRVCSFTRNRGQVQVKGFSFSTLLPLFIRDSQNGETDRGDKSFSCGHPVWGLAFGPRPKSAAVAQPAKTSSKGNNSLLLATGLENGVIKIWNVLTGDAVFDLHGHEGVVRDLVFPRNGTLTLISSSRDKTLRIWDLAHKGKKVQVLSGHKDWISCCCVSSDCSMIASVGRFDRMVCLWSLRSYTFIRNLTGGTRKTLYLLSSCDFSPDGALLATAAFSGSSWWIDLWDPYTAEKLATLVDYFEDYGQNQISAIQFSPNGLHLAIVTDDSRALRIWEPGKKGMVMQTKADRDSNGLCCNYHPQGGVVATGTRDGHVRFWRAPRTVPSLCHLCRSILRHSVSTHQMEPLPLPKRILEYLTYRNIPERLRTCCSSEEEEWEG from the exons ATGCGAGACCTGGAGCGTCGACTTCTCCCCGGACGGAGCCTGGTTCGCCTGGTCGATGGGACACGGCATCGTCTGGGTGGTCGCCTGGCCCCTCGACTCCGA GTGTGCAGTTTTACTAGAAACAGAGGTCAGGTGCAAGTGaaaggattttctttttccactctGCTCCCTTTGTTCATCAG AGACAGTCAGAATGGAGAAACCGACCGAGGTGACAAGAGCTTCAGCTGTGGTCACCCAGTGTGGGGCCTCGCCTTCGGACCAAGACCGAAATCAGCTGCGGTGGCACAGCCGGCCAAAACATCATCAAAAGGGAACAACAGCCTGCTTCTGGCCACAGGCTTGGAGAACGGGGTGATCAAAATCTGGAATGTGTTAACAG GCGATGCTGTGTTTGATCTCCATGGCCACGAAGGAGTTGTGAGGGACCTGGTCTTCCCTCGGAATGGGACGCTCACGCTCATATCGTCTTCTCGAGACAAAACCTTGAGGATCTGGGACCTGGCTCACAAAG GTAAAAAGGTGCAGGTGCTCTCTGGCCACAAAGACTGGATCAGCTGCTGCTGCGTGTCGTCAGACTGCAGCATGATTGCATCTGTCGGCAGATTTGACAGA ATGGTGTGTCTGTGGAGTCTACGGTCGTATACATTCATCAGAAACCTGACAGGAGGGACTCGCAAGACCTTGTACCTCCTGTCTTCCTGTGACTTCTCTCCTGATGGGGCACTGCTCGCCACTGCAGCCTTCAGCGGCTCCAGTTGGTGGATCGACCTCTGGGACCCGtacacagcagagaaactggCCACTTTGGT TGACTACTTTGAAGATTACGGGCAAAACCAAATCTCAGCAATACAATTCTCACCCAACGGTTTGCACTTGGCGATTGTGACTGACGACAG CAGAGCTCTTCGGATCTGGGAGCCGGGAAAGAAAGGGATGGTGATGCAGACCAAAGCAGACCGAGACTCTAATGGACTCTGCTGCAACTACCATCCACAAGGGGGAGTGGTCGCCACAGG AACCAGAGACGGCCATGTGAGATTCTGGAGGGCGCCCAGGACGGTCCCCAGCCTGTGCCACCTGTGCCGATCCATCCTGCGCCATTCGGTCTCCACACACCAGATGGAGCCACTGCCCCTCCCCAAGAGGATCCTGGAGTACCTCACCTACAGAAACATCCCTGAACGCCTCAGGACATGCTGCtcctcagaggaagaggagtgggAAGGGTGA
- the rfc5 gene encoding replication factor C subunit 5: MASTNKAALQTRNLPWVEKYRPQTLDDLISHKDILSTIQRFISEDKLPHLLFYGPPGTGKTSTILACARQLYKDKEFNSMVLELNASDDRGIDVVRGPILSFASTRTIFKKGFKLVILDEADAMTQDAQNALRRVIEKFTENTRFCLICNYLSKIIPALQSRCTRFRFGPLSPDQMIPRLEHVIQQESIDITPDGMKAIVTLSSGDMRRSLNILQSTSMAYGKVTEDTVYTCTGHPLRSDIANILDWSLNKDFTTAYKQILQLKTLKGLALHDILTEIHLLIHRVDFPPAIRIGLLIKLADVEHRLASGTDEKIQLSSMVAAFQAVRDLVASEAS, from the exons ATGGCTTCTACAAATAAAGCGGCGTTACAGACCAGAAATTTACCATG GGTTGAAAAATACAGACCACAGACTCTGGATGATCTGATTTCACACAAAGATATTCTAAGCACCA tcCAGAGGTTCATCAGCGAGGACAAGCTTCCCCATCTCTTGTTCTATGGCCCCCCTGGAACAGGCAAAACCTCCACCATTCTTGCCTGTGCCAGGCAGCTGTACAAAGACAAAGAGTTCAACTCCATGGTGCTGGAG CTAAATGCATCAGATGATAGAGGTATTGATGTGGTGCGAGGTCCTATTCTGAGTTTTGCCAGCACCCGGACCATCTTCAA GAAGGGCTTCAAGTTGGTGATACTGGACGAGGCTGATGCCATGACCCAGGATGCCCAGAATGCATTGCGGCGAG tgatTGAGAAGTTCACAGAAAACACTAGATTCTGTCTGATCTGCAACTACCTGTCCAAGATCATCCCGGCCCTGCAGTCTCGCTGCACCAGGTTTCGCTTCGGCCCGCTGTCCCCGGACCAGATGATCCCCCGCCTGGAGCATGTGATCCAGCAGGAGAG TATTGACATAACTCCAGATGGAATGAAGGCCATTGTGACCTTATCATCAGGTGATATGAGAAGATCACTCAACATACTGCAG AGCACCAGTATGGCGTATGGGAAGGTCACAGAGGACACAGTTTACACCTGCACAGGTCACCCACTCCGCTCAGACATAGCCAACATCCTCGACTGGTCTCTCAACAAAGACTTCACCACAGCATACAAAC AAATCCTTCAGCTGAAGACTTTGAAAGGTTTGGCTCTGCACGATATCCTCACTGAGATTCATCTGCTCATACACAGAG TGGACTTTCCTCCAGCTATTCGGATTGGTCTGCTCATCAAGTTGGCCGACGTAGA ACACCGGCTCGCCTCAGGAACAGATGAGAAGATCCAGCTGAGCTCCATGGTCGCAGCTTTCCAGGCAGTGAGAGACCTCGTGGCCAGTGAGGCCTCCTAG